CTGGGCCGTGCGCGCCGCCTCGACCGTCTCGTCGGGCCGGGCGAGCTGGCTGCCGATGTGCACGTGCAGCCCGGCGAGGTCCACGTGCGGGTAATCCGCGCGCCGGGCGAGGATGTCCGCAACCTCGGTCGGCGGCAGCCCGAACTTGGCTCCGAAGTGCCCGGTGGCGATGTGCCGGTGCGTCTGTGCTTCCACGCCGGGATTGACCCGCAGCGCCACGTGTGGACGCACGTTTCGCTGCCCCGCGAGCGTATCGAGCGTGCGCAGCTCGGCTTCGCTCTCCACATTGAACCAGCCGATGCCCGCGTCCAGCGCGTAGGCCAGCTCCTGCGGCGTTTTGCCCACCCCCGCGAACACGATCCGCTCCGGCGCGACGCCTGCGTTCAGCGCGCGGTAGATCTCGCCCGCGCTCACGGCGTCCATACCCAGCCCTGCACCATGCAGCAGGCCGATCAGGGTCAGGTTGGCGTTGGCCTTCAGGCTGTAGTGAATCGCCGCGCCGAGCGGATCGAACGCTGCCCGCAGCCGCGCGACGTTGGCGGCGATGCGCCCCGCACTGTACACGTATACGGGCGTGCCCACCGCTTCGGCAAGCGCGTCCAGGGGCACGTCCTCGCACCACAGCGCGCCATCGCGCCGGTGAAAAGCCTCGTTGAGCATGTTGTCGTCCTTCTTCCGGTTCCCGAATGAAAATACGCCGGGGCGCTCGGTTCGCGTAGAGACCTCACCCCCGGCCCCTCTCCAATCAAGTTGGAGAGGGGAGACAAGCAAAAAAGGGTGATGAGTTTGCAGGAGCAATTCATGAACTGCCCACACGCCTACGTCGCCGCGCGCAGCAGGATCCCGTTCCGCGACGGATCGTGCAACAGCACACCGTCCGCGTGTGGGGCGCTGGGCAGCCGCGCCGCCTCGACGCGCGCCAGGACCTCGGCCAGTGCGGGCGCGTCCGGCAGCACGATCTCGAAGTAGCGCAGGCCCACGGCATCCGGCGGTGGAGGCGGCGCACCGACGCCCGCCCAGGTATTCAGCCCGATGTGGTGATGGTAGCCGCCTGCCGAGACGAACAGCGCTGCGTCGCCGTAGCGCGTGATCAGGTCGAAGCCGAGCACGTCGCAGTAAAACGCCTGCGCGACGGCCAGATCGCTGACGTGCAGATGCACATGGCCCATCACCGTGCCCGGCGGCATGCCCTCGTACGGCGCATCGTCGCCCTGAAGCTCGGCCAGCAATCCGTCGACGTCGAGCGGATCGGTCGCCATGCGCACTGCGGTACCGTCCCAGTTCCACTCGTCGCGCGGGCGGTCGCGGTACAGCTCGATCCCGTTGCCGTCAGGATCGGGCAGGTAGATCGCCTCGCTGACGAGGTGATCCGCGAAGCCTTGCAGCGGTGTGCGCGTCTCGGCCAGATGACGCAGCGTGCGGGCCAGATCCAGGCGCGAGGGCAGCAGGATCGCGAAGTGATA
This sequence is a window from Aggregatilinea lenta. Protein-coding genes within it:
- the lysA gene encoding diaminopimelate decarboxylase, whose translation is MLNEAFHRRDGALWCEDVPLDALAEAVGTPVYVYSAGRIAANVARLRAAFDPLGAAIHYSLKANANLTLIGLLHGAGLGMDAVSAGEIYRALNAGVAPERIVFAGVGKTPQELAYALDAGIGWFNVESEAELRTLDTLAGQRNVRPHVALRVNPGVEAQTHRHIATGHFGAKFGLPPTEVADILARRADYPHVDLAGLHVHIGSQLARPDETVEAARTAQALAAPYPDVRTLNIGGGFPVAYVGDEGYPGPQAFAAALAPLLGGWQVKIEPGRSIIADAGALLVSVLYVKTQGGQRFVLTDGSMTELIRPALYDAVHPVVPVGNLSGDVSDAVVAGPVCESADVLNRCAPLPDMRSGDRLAVLGTGAYGMVMASNYNMRVRPPEVLVQGAAWRVIRRRETWDDLLALEREADSK
- a CDS encoding VOC family protein, with amino-acid sequence MPPSIHPGTHPGTVHLTVSDLARSLDFYRRALGLRVHHQDAGTATLGAGANDLLALVEQPGAQAVHGVTGLYHFAILLPSRLDLARTLRHLAETRTPLQGFADHLVSEAIYLPDPDGNGIELYRDRPRDEWNWDGTAVRMATDPLDVDGLLAELQGDDAPYEGMPPGTVMGHVHLHVSDLAVAQAFYCDVLGFDLITRYGDAALFVSAGGYHHHIGLNTWAGVGAPPPPPDAVGLRYFEIVLPDAPALAEVLARVEAARLPSAPHADGVLLHDPSRNGILLRAAT